The window TGCTGTCCCTCGGCATGCCGCTGGCGAAGCTGCACGCGCTGCCGCGTCCGCAGGCGGCGACGGCCGCCGCCGCGAACGACGGCCTCGCCACGGTGGCGTGGTCGGAACGGCAGCTGGCCGACCTGCGCGCGCAGGGCCGCGTCGTCTTCGTCAACATGACCGCCGACTGGTGCGTCACCTGCAAGGCCAACGAGAAGACGGTGTTCTCGCGCGACCGCTTCAGCAAAGCGCTGGCCGCCGCCAACGCCGTCTACATGACCGGCGACTACACCGACGTCGATCCCGCCATCACCGCCTACCTGCAGCGCCACCGCGCGGTCGGCGTGCCGCTGTACGTGGTGTATCCGCGCGGCGGCGGCGAAGGCCGCATCCTGCCGACCCTGCTGACGCCCGGCATGGCCGAGGACGCGCTGCGCGAGGCGGCGCGCTGATGCCGTCCAACCGCGCGGTGCTGCTGGTGGCGCTGGCCGCCGCCCTCGCGGGCGCGGCGGCCAGCCTGTTCTTCGAGCCGACCCTCGCCTACCGGCTGGCCGGCACCGAAGTCGGCCAGCAGGTGCTGGACGCATCCCTGAAAGCGCAGGCGCCAAAACCGCCGGCCGGGCTCGACATCGCCGAAAAAGACGGCATCGTGCCGGCAATGACGCTGAAGGACGTCGCCGGCAATCGGGTCGAGCTTCCCCGCGCTTGGGCCGGCCGCACCACCCTGGTCAACCTGTGGGCGACCTGGTGCGCGCCCTGCCTCAAGGAGATGCCGGACCTGCAGGCGTTCGCCGACGAACAGGGCGGCAACGGCGTGCAGGTGGTCGGCATCGCGCTGGACGACGTGCAGGCGGTGCGCGCCTTCCTGCACCGGCACGGCATCGCCTACCCGGTGCTGGTCGATGCGCCCGGCCCGGCCGACGCCGGCGTGCGCCTGGGCAATCCGGCCGGCGTGCTGCCCTATTCGGTGCTGGTCTCGGCCGATGGGCGCGTGCTGAAGACGCGGATCGGGCCGTTCGCGGACGGCGGCGAGATCGCCGGCTGGGTGCGTTAGCGAAACGCAGCGCTGGCGCCGTTTAGAGCGGTCACTCAAACATCCGCTTAAAAATGCGTTATCCGGCGAAAGTTCGCCGAACTGGACAGCATCCTCCATTCGCGGGACACTGCGCGCCTGATGGCGAAGCTCCTGCTCCTGCACGGCCCCAACCTCAACCTGCTCGGCACGCGCGAGCCGGAGGTCTATGGGCGCACCACGCTTGCCGACATCGACGCCGACCTCGGCGCCCGCGCGCAGGCCGCCGGGCATGCGCTGGAGGCGTTCCAGTCCAACGCCGAGCACGAGCTGGTCAACCGCGTGCAGGCCGCGCGCGAGGACGGCACCGCCTTCATCCTCATCAATCCCGCCGCCTTCACCCACACCTCGGTCGCCCTGCGCGACGCGCTGGCGGCGGTCGCCATCCCCTTCGTCGAAATCCACCTGTCCAACCCGCACGCCCGCGAACCCTTCCGCCAGCACAGCTATTTCAGCGACAAGGCGGTCGGCGTGGTCTGCGGCTTCGGCGCGGATTCGTACCGCTACGCGCTCGACGCCGCGCTGGCGCGATTGCCCTGACACCCCGGCTCAACCATCCCTCGGCCCGTCGGCGCGAGGAAGGAAAAAAGGAAACCCTCATGGATCTGCGCAAGATCAAGAAGCTGATCGACCTGCTCGAAGAATCGAACCTGGCCGAGATCGAGATCAAGGAAGGCGAAGAGTCCGTCCGCCTGGCGCGCGTGCCGAAGGGCGGCTTCGCCGCCGCGCCGGCGCCGGTCGTCCAGCACGTCGCCGCGCCCGCCCCGGCCATGCCGATGAACTCACCGGTGCAGGCCGCCACCGGCGGCAGCCCCAAGCCCGCCGACCCGGAACTGCCCGCCGGCCACGTGATGCGCGCGCCGATGGTCGGCACCTTCTACGCCAGCCCGTCGCCGGACAAGCCGGCCTTCGTCAGCGTCGGCCAGACGGTCAAGGCCGGCGACACGCTGGGCATCATCGAGGCGATGAAGATGTTCAACCCGATCGAAGCCGACGTCTCCGGCACCGTGCTGGCGATCAAGTGCGAAAGCGGCCAGCCGGTGGAGTTCGACCAGCCGCTGTTCGTGATCGGCTGAACGAGGCCTTCCCATGCTCGAAAAAGTCGTCATCGCCAACCGCGGCGAAATCGCGCTGCGCATCCTGCGCGCCTGCCATGCGATGGGCATCCGCACGGTGGCCGTGCATTCCACCGCCGACCGCAACCTCAAGCACGTGGCGATGGCGGACGAGTCCGTCTGCATCGGCCCCGCGCCCTCGGCGGAGAGCTACCTCAACATGCCGGCGATCATCGCCGCCGCCGAGGTGACCGACGCGCAGGCCATCCATCCCGGCTACGGCTTCCTGTCGGAGAACGCAGACTTCGCCGAGCGCGTGGAGCAGTCCGGCTTCGTGTTCATCGGCCCGAAGGCCGACACCATCCGCCTGATGGGCGACAAGGTGGAAGCGATCCGCGCGATGAAGGCCGCCGGCGTGCCCTGCGTGCCCGGCAGCGGCGGCCCGCTGGGCGACGATCCGGCGACCAACGTGAAGATCGCGGCGGAGATCGGCTACCCGGTCATCGTCAAGGCGGCCGGCGGCGGCGGCGGGCGCGGCATGCGCGTGGTGCACACCGAGGCCGCGCTGACCAACGCCATCGCCACCACCAAGCAGGAAGCCAAGGCCGCGTTCGGCAACGACATGGTCTACATGGAGAAGTTCCTGGAGAACCCGCGCCACGTGGAGATCCAGGTGCTCGCCGACGGCCAAGGCAGCGCCATCCACCTCGGCGAACGCGACTGCTCGATGCAGCGCCGCCACCAGAAGGTGGTCGAGGAAGCGCCCGCGCCCGGCATCACGCCGGAGCAGCGCGCGGAGATCGGCAAGGTCTGCGTGGAAGCCTGCCTGCGCATCGGCTATCGCGGCGCCGGCACGTTCGAGTTCCTGTACGAGAACGGCCGCTTCTACTTCATCGAGATGAACACCCGCATCCAGGTAGAACATCCGGTGACCGAGCTGGTGACCGGCATCGACCTGGTGCGCGAGCAGCTGCTGATCGCCGCCGGGCACAGGCTGTCGATCAAGCAAAGCGACGTGGTGCTGCGCGGCCACGCCATCGAATGCCGCATCAACGCCGAGGACCCGGACACGTTCTTCCCTTGCCCCGGCCTGATCCAGCACTTCCACGCGCCGGGCGGCCCGGGCGTGCGGGTGGATTCGCACATCTACGAGGGTTACCGCGTCCCGCCGAACTACGATTCGATGATCGGCAAGCTCATCGTGCACGGCGCCGACCGCGCGCAGGCGATCGCACGCATGCGGGTGGCGCTCTCCGAGATGGTGGTGGACGGCATCAAGACCAACATCCCGCTGCAGCAGCGGATCATGGCCGACGGCGGCTTCTCGCAGGGCGGCCAGAACATCCACTACCTGGAAAAGAAGCTGGCCGAGCGCAAGGAAAAGGCGCTGTCGATCCTGTAAGGCGCGATTGAAGGCGGCGGCATGTCCGCTCCGCAGGCGATATCCCGCTAACGGGATATCGCCCAACGCCGGAGCCGCCATGCAACGCCGCCACGCCCTCTACGCCGCCCTCGCCGCCACGCTGGCCGCACTGCCCGCCGCCAGCCAGCAGGGCAAGGCGCCGCCCACCAACCTCTACATCGACGTCGCCACCCACAGCATGGCCGGGATGCCCGACATGGGCGGGATGATGGGCGGGCTGGGCGGCTTCATGGCCCGCCGCATGGGCGGCGGCAACGCGGGCAAGCCCACCTACCCGACCGCGCGCCATGCCGGCACGACCGGGCAGTTCCTCGACATCGCCCTGCACAACGCACTGAAGCCGGGCGCGGAGGCGCAGGACCTGATCCCGGGCGGCCTGCAACTGGGCAAGTCGCTGACCCTGATCCCGGTCGAACCGACCACGCCGGCCAAAGGCGACAGCCCGCCCGGCAAGGTGCCCGACGTCGAAGTGAAGATCTCCGAATACTGGGGCTGCGGCGAATCGGTTCGGCCCGGCCAGCCCAAGGTCGCCACCTTCAAGATCAAGGGCGGCGACCGCGCCATCGACCCGAAGAACCCGATGGCCGGCATGCAGGGCGTCGGCATCGAATCCACCGGCAGCCTGTCGAAGGGCCTCTACGCGCCCGACCGCGACATCGACCTCAAGCCCGGCTACGTCTACTGGCCGAACCGCGATTACGGCAAGCAGGTGCCGACCGGCGCGCGACTGGCCGGCGAGCATCGGATCACCGGCGACGGCATCCCGGCCTCGATGCGGTTCGCGGTCGAGGACGATGCGGACTTCATGCCGAAGCTCGCGCTGCGCACGCAGGGCGGGCTCGACGACGCCATCGGCCTGGACTGGCCGGCGGTGGAGCGCGCGCGCGCCTACTTCATCACCGGCGTGCACATGCAGATGCTCGGCGAGCATTCGTTCGCGATGACCGTGTGGAGCAGCGCCGAAGCGCCGGGCGCCGGCAGCGAGCTGCACGCCTACCTCGGCGGCGGCCAGATCGACAAATGGCTGAAGCAGAAGATCCTGCTGCCGGCGACCGCCACCGGCTGCACCATCCCCAAGGGCATTTTCGCCGGCGCCTCCACCGTGCAGGGCCAGCAGCAGGCCATGCCCGGCATGCTGGCGATGACCGCCTACGGCCCGGAACGCTGGATCACCTGGCCGCCCAAGCCGGCCGATCCGAAGCAGCCTTGGAATCCGGAATGGAGCGTGCGGCTGCGCGCCAAGTCCAGCGCCACCGCGATGCTCGGCGTCGACCTGGGCGGCGTGCAGCGGATGGACGGCGGCAACGGCCAGCAGCCGCGGCAGCAGCAGACCAAGCCGACGATGAAGGGGCTGCTCAAGGGATTGCTCGGCCACTGACCCGCCGCGCAGCCGGGATGGAACCTGCGAGAATGGCGCGGTCGCACCGCGCCCATTCCCGATGCCCTACCTGCAACTGTCCGCCCCCTGCACCGAAGCCCTGCAACCGCGCCTCGAACGCGCGCTGGAAGACGTCGGCG is drawn from Thermomonas brevis and contains these coding sequences:
- a CDS encoding TlpA disulfide reductase family protein; this translates as MPSNRAVLLVALAAALAGAAASLFFEPTLAYRLAGTEVGQQVLDASLKAQAPKPPAGLDIAEKDGIVPAMTLKDVAGNRVELPRAWAGRTTLVNLWATWCAPCLKEMPDLQAFADEQGGNGVQVVGIALDDVQAVRAFLHRHGIAYPVLVDAPGPADAGVRLGNPAGVLPYSVLVSADGRVLKTRIGPFADGGEIAGWVR
- the aroQ gene encoding type II 3-dehydroquinate dehydratase, translated to MAKLLLLHGPNLNLLGTREPEVYGRTTLADIDADLGARAQAAGHALEAFQSNAEHELVNRVQAAREDGTAFILINPAAFTHTSVALRDALAAVAIPFVEIHLSNPHAREPFRQHSYFSDKAVGVVCGFGADSYRYALDAALARLP
- the accB gene encoding acetyl-CoA carboxylase biotin carboxyl carrier protein — translated: MDLRKIKKLIDLLEESNLAEIEIKEGEESVRLARVPKGGFAAAPAPVVQHVAAPAPAMPMNSPVQAATGGSPKPADPELPAGHVMRAPMVGTFYASPSPDKPAFVSVGQTVKAGDTLGIIEAMKMFNPIEADVSGTVLAIKCESGQPVEFDQPLFVIG
- the accC gene encoding acetyl-CoA carboxylase biotin carboxylase subunit, whose product is MLEKVVIANRGEIALRILRACHAMGIRTVAVHSTADRNLKHVAMADESVCIGPAPSAESYLNMPAIIAAAEVTDAQAIHPGYGFLSENADFAERVEQSGFVFIGPKADTIRLMGDKVEAIRAMKAAGVPCVPGSGGPLGDDPATNVKIAAEIGYPVIVKAAGGGGGRGMRVVHTEAALTNAIATTKQEAKAAFGNDMVYMEKFLENPRHVEIQVLADGQGSAIHLGERDCSMQRRHQKVVEEAPAPGITPEQRAEIGKVCVEACLRIGYRGAGTFEFLYENGRFYFIEMNTRIQVEHPVTELVTGIDLVREQLLIAAGHRLSIKQSDVVLRGHAIECRINAEDPDTFFPCPGLIQHFHAPGGPGVRVDSHIYEGYRVPPNYDSMIGKLIVHGADRAQAIARMRVALSEMVVDGIKTNIPLQQRIMADGGFSQGGQNIHYLEKKLAERKEKALSIL